The window CGACGCTATCAAAATCAAAGATTTTGATAGCGTCGGGATTCGCTACGCCTGCCTGCCTGCCGGTTTACATGCCGATTGGCATGCAGGCAGGCCCGCCTCGACTTCGTCTCGCGATGTCGGGCTGGGTTCACTGTTTACTGTTATCTGTGAGCGTTAGTTTTTTACGTTTTCTAACTCCTGTGAGCGTTAGCGAGCTTATTATACTATATTAACAGGATCAACCTCAACCTCCCAACTCCCGGCGGCCATTTCTAAGAGTGCGTTGCGGGAATGCAGGTCTTCAACTTCACCATTTTTCTTTTTGGGCCACTTGATGAGTATATACCAAATATATTTACCGGCAACTTTGGGAACAAATGCCGGCGCCGGACCTAGTACTTCACATTTTTCTGCTGCTAATCCGGACAATTTTTTGCTTTGCAGATTTTTAATTTGTGTTTTTAACTTTTGCGCCATTACTGCAGCTTCTTGTTGGGCTTTTTGAGGGCTTTTATCTTTAAAACTCAGCTTTATTAACTGAGAATAGGGAGGCCAGGAAAATATTTGTCGTTTTTTTAGCTCTTCTTCATAAAAAGGTTCAAATCTTTTAGATACACCATGTTTGAAAACGGACATTTCCGGGTGGTATGTCTGTATTAGGAGTCCTTTTTGGGTCATATGACGGAGTCTCCATATAGATTCAAATATTTTTTCAGCCGAGCGATACTCAGGAAGATAGAGAGCGGCATCAAGCATTAGTGCCACAGAGTAGTCGAGTTTCGGTAGCATGTAATCTTTTAGTGCTATCTGTGTTGCTATAAGGACGTTTGTATCTCCTTTTTTAAATCTGGCAAAGATCTCCTTTTGTTTATCTGTATTTGTCGCAACATCGCTGTCCATGTGTTCTATAGAAAGATGCGGAGCAACCCCTATAGCTTCTTTTAATGCTCTTTGCGTTCCGCCTCCTATCTCTCTTATTTTACTCCCATTGCAGGATGGGCAAATATTTGGCGCTGGTATTTTTTTTCCGCAATGGTGGCAAATAAGAATATGTGCACCCGCGGATTCATGTAAAACAGTTGGCGCTTCACATTCCGGGCAGTTCACAATATATCCGCAATCTCTGCAAATTATCGCTGAAGAGAGTCCTTTTCTTGTGATAAGCATTAATACTTTTTCATTTTTATTTAAATTTTTTAGCATATGTTCAACCTCCTCACTAAAGATAGACTTGTTATCTTTTTTGATTTCTTCGCGCATATCTATGAGTTTAGCCGGTGAAAGTTCTGATGGTTCTTTTATTAACTGCCATTCCTGATTTTTTGCTTTGTGATATTTTTCCACAGAAGGCAGTATATCTCCCTCAATAATATCTACGCCATATAAGTCACTTATTATTTCAGCGGTATGTCGTGTGTCAAACTTAGGATGCAGATCCCAGGATACGTGCGATGTATTGTTTTCATTTTCAATAATAATTGTTCTTAAGTTTTTAAGCGGTGTAAAAAGAACGGCTCTTGTGCCAAGTAAATTTTCTATATCGCCCGTGTAAGCATCTCGCCACGTATTACGCCAGCTTACCTGCGACATACCGCTGTTCACTACAGAGAATTTGTTTTTTTCAAACCTTTTTTCTTCATGTTCCAATTGTAGATACTGAGGCACAATCATAATTGTTCCTTCTTTTTCTAAATATTTTTTATAGTGTTTAGACCTGTCACTACCTATCAGCAATATTTTCTTTCCGGTATTTTTCTTATTTCTAGCAGGAGGTTCGGGGAGTTTTTTTAATAAATCCAAAAGCGGTTTGTTGGGCTTTGAAAAGAATGGCGGAAGCATGCGCTGTAGCATTAAACCAAAAGAGGAAAAATAGTAATCAGCAAGCGTGATTCCAAGTTTTATAAACTCTTCATTAAAAACAGGATGTGGAGTTAATTCATTTTTTATACCCCGAAGGGTAAAAGGAACTTTTTTTATGAATTGTTTTTGGTCTTTAGCGGAACCTACCTGCACCACAAGCGCTGCCACTTTCCTGCTCCCCAAAGGAACTTCAACAAGCTGCCCAACAGAAAAAGACTCCGCACTGTAGTAGGCGGGCATTTGAAGGCTTAGTCTGGGTAGCTTGGTTAAAGGTATAACGTAATATATGTACATATTATAAATATATAATAGCATCTTTCCGGAGTTGATGGGTTTAGAGTGTTTTTGTTTTCCACATAGTTATGTTCAATATAAATTTATCTGTGCTATAATAAATTATGTTGAGGGTTATGGTTTGTATTCCATGCTCTTGAGATTAGGTCGTAAAGGGTCGCGGGTTGCGATTTTAGTTCGCACTCTTAGTTTTAAAATTTGTATTATTATTAAAAAATTATATTTATGAACACAGTATTCTACGTTTTGGTGGCAGTTCTGCTTGTTGGAGCAGGCGCTTACTGGTGGTTTTTTATGAAAGGCCAGGGTGGCAAGAAAAAAGTTGATATGGCAGAGGGTGGACCTGCTCAATCACAAGAATCTACAGACATGAGTGGGGGAGAAACACCCACTGTAGAAAGTATTGAAAATACAGGATCCGGGCAAGACCAAAATCCGGCTGCGTAAATTTCAACTGTAAAAATAAAAAATACGCCATACGCCTGCCCACCTTTGGGGGATGTGGCGTATTTTTTATTTTTACAAATCACTTATAATTTGCTATTCTGACTTTAGTATGAATAACGACACCATACATGATCCTGATGTGCACATAATACTCCTTAACTGGAATAACAGCGAGGAGACTTTAACATGCCTGAGATCCCTTACTAAGGTTTCTTATAACAATTTTCAGGTTGTTGTTGTAGATAACGGTTCTACTGATAACTCTATAGAAAAACTAGAATCTTTTAGAAGCTCTAATCCTGTGTATCCTATAATAATATTAAAAAATGAGGAGAATAAAGGATTTGCTGGAGGTAATAATACCGGGTTTGAATACTCACTAAAAGAGGGAGTGGAATACGTCTTAATACTTAATAATGACACTACAACAGACGCAATGTTTTTGAGCGAACTTGTAGAGACTGCTGAAAAAAACAAAGATGTTGGAGTTGTCGGCGCCGCTGTTTATTTTACTGAGCCGCGCAACCTTTTGTGGTTTGGAGGAGATACCAAAATTGAGTGGCGCAAGATGGCAGATTCAATGTCATGCGAACTTTTTAGAAAGGAGTTACCTGAGTTTATGCCGCCCTTGGAGGTAAGCTTTATTACAGGAGCATGCATGCTGTTTAAAAGAGAAGTCTTGGAAAAAGTTAAAGGTTTTGATGAGAGATTTTTTTTATATTTTGAAGACGCAGATTTAAGTTTTCGTATTTCAAAGGCGGGGTATAAATTGATGTGGAATCCTAAAGCAAGAATTTGGCACAAGGTTTCCGCGACAACGTTAACGCAGGTGGGTTCTCCTAAGTTGCATTATTACCATACAAGAAATGTTCTCTTGCTGGGGGATAAACACGCTCCGTCCTGGATGAAAATATATAAACCTCTTTGGAGTATTTTTCAATTGAGTAAACAGTCTTTAAAGGTGGCGCTGGGAATTCACAGGGACGTATCCATGGGGATAATAAGAGGGATTTTGGATTATTACAGAAAGAGGTTTGGACAATATGAAAAGATACACAATAAATAATTAGTCATGATAAAAGTAGGAATAGATTGTCATAAGTTAGAGGATAAAACCGGCGCCCAGCGCGCGGGTATCGGACGCCATACTTACAGGCTTATAGAAGAGATAAGTCATAACAGGGAACTCTCAGAAAAGTTCCGTTTTTATTTGTATTTTAAAGGCCATATTCCTGATGACATACCTTTTTTAGAAAATGATATTTTTGTAAAAAGGGTGGCAAAATTGCCGTTTTTTATTCCTTTTTTTAGACCTTCTTTTAATATATTTTTTCATATAGCGCTTCCATTGTATATTGTAAAAGACAGAGTGAATGTTACTTTTTTCCCATCGTTTATGCTACCGGCATTTTTCCCGCCCGACATCGTAGCCAAGAGTTTGGTTGTCTTAACAAACGATATTTATTACGAGTACACGCAGGGTACTTTGCCTAAAAAATATAAAATAGGGTATCAATTATTTGCTAACTGGGCCGCGCGTTATGCCACACAAATTACAACTCAGACTTACGCCTCGCGGGAAGAGATAAGCGGATATTTTAATATTCCGAAAGAAAAAATAGTTGTTGTTCCTTTGGGTGCGGATATCGCCCAGACCAATGAAAGCACTGTGCCCGATGCAGAAAAACAAAATTATATATTTTATCTGGGACAGGCGTTCCCACGCAGGCATTTGAAAGAAACAATACAGGCATTTGAAATAATATCTCCTGAGTTTCCCGAGATTCAGTTTATAGCGGTTGGTGTAGATAAGTATAACCCGCCTGTTATTGATAAGTTGGTTGGTGAGGTTAACCAGAAGTTGGGAGACAGAAAGATACACAGGTTTGAGTTTGTAAGCGATGAAAGATTGGGGGAATTATATAAGAAAGCAAAGTTGTTTTGTTACATATCAAGCAGTGAGGCGATGGGCCTGCCTCCACTGGAGGCCTTAGCTTCAGGTACCGCTCCTGTCGTAGCTGATACCCCAACAACAAGGGAGATATTCGGGGATGCAGCATTTTTTGTAAAAAATCCTGACGACCCTAAAAATATCGCCGAAACACTGCGTGAGGCGTTGCAGAGTCGTGAAAAGCGTGAGAATATTGTAAGGAAACGCAAGCAGATATTGTCTAAATATACATGGAAAGGACATGCCGAAGAGATGGTGAAGTTGTTTGAGAAGGTGGCTTTAAAATAAAAACTCCCGGTGTGAACCGAGAGTTGATGGAAAGAACGATTAAACAGAGGGAACGCCTGTGTCGCGGGGGCCGGGGCGATGCATATCAAGCGCCTCTTGAGCAATCGCCTTTGCCCGTTTGCCTGTACGGGTCCACGGGTTTAATCTTCGAAGCATGGTTTGGAGACGAAGTAGGCGCTCTTCACGCGGCGTTATTGGACTTGTATCACCAACAGTAAACCTTTGCTGTGGGGGGTTAAAAAGAATCATTCTCGGCCCTTCGTGCCCTCTTTTCATCATTTACCTCCTTTTAAGGTACTGTAGAGTATTCAGAATATAACATATGTTTAAAAAAATGTCAACTCACGATATGCGTACATATAGGGAACTAATAACTCCATTAAATATTATTTTTACAACCGCATTTACGTTGGTTGTTTTGATTGCTTTTAATATTATTCCCCGTGAAGGGGCTTTTGTATTTTTTTTGTTGTATGCCTTGTTTGTTCTTTTTTATCCTATAGAGAGGGGAGTAGATCTCTTTTTGCGCTCTATTCCGTTTTTTATAGCGCTACCGATTACAGAGAGTTTTGATAATTTTAATATCTGGAGAATAATTTTAGCCCTCATTTTTATTAAGTGGTTTTTTGTTGAATATACAGGTTTTTTAAGCATCCGATGGTTTCAGGTTTGGATGAAGCGCAAGGCGAGCCCGAGGAGCGCAGCGGAGTTTACCGAGGGTATGGTAAATGGAGCGAGCACTGAAGGGCTCAACGTAGTGATTCGCCAAACCTGGAAGCATTATCGTTTGGAGGTGGCGGGTATCTTGTTTTTACTACTTGCCTCTGTTTCTGTTTTTGTAGGGCCCGATACAATAGCCGGCTTGATGCGCTTTGTTTTTATATTGAATGCTGTGATGTTATTTATTGTAATTCGTTCTCTTGTAATAAAGAATAAAGAGAACGCCATGAGCTTTGCAAAGAATTTTGCGTATTCAGGGATTTTGGCCGTGGCGTTTGGGTATGTGCAATTTATAGCGGCCTATTTTGTGCCCGCTTGGGTCTTCCATTATTGGTGGGGACAAATGGTATCTGTAGCGCAATACGGACAACAATGGGGGGACATAACCACAAATTTTGGTAATACCTGGTTTAGTTATTCCGGAAACACCTTGCGTTTGAGAATGTTCTCAACTTTTCCCGATTCTCATTCATTTCCTATGTATGTGATAATGACATTTCCGGCTTTGTTTATGTGGCTTTCGGGTCGGTTTGGAGCGGGTTTTCGGAGCCACTTAAGAGTAAGCTTAGTTTTATTTGTTGGTTTTGGGGTTATTAATTTAGCCCTTATTTTATCCGGTACACGGGGTATCTGGCTGGCATCGGTTGTTGCCTTGTTTGTTGTTGCTTTGTTTAAAGCGACAAAAATAGACAAAAAGTACAGAAGGATTGTTTTATCATCTCTACTTGTTTTTTTACTGATGTTTCCTTTGTATTTTGGAATAGTTAGCTTTAGGCAATTTCAGGACACAGAATTTGATACCTCGGCCTCATTTGCGCGAATAAGGAGCATTATTGATTTTGGGGAAACGTCAAACCAGGGGAGGATATTTATATGGAAAAAGAGTATTGAATATATAGTGCATAGTCCTGTTTGGGGTGTTGGCATCGGCAACTATCCGGTTGTTTTAAATGAACCGCAATCAGCATCGGCAGCCGGAGCGAGCGCGCATAATCTTTATTTGCACATAGCAAGCACTATAGGCATAATCGGTCTTTTAGCTTTTTTGTGGATGATGTTTGAGATAGTGAAAGAAAGTATTAAATACCTAAAAACACATGTGCAAAAAGGAGGGTCTGACCCTGCTTTGGGGCTGTATATTGCCATGATGCTGTTTTCTCTTGCCTGGGTTGGCGCGTACTTAATGACAGATGCCGCGCTTTACGACGGCAGGGCACTTCTTGGGTTTATGGCGATGATAGGAATGGGGGTTGGATTGATGCGTAAAAATACTTGATGCAAAGTAGGAATGTTTCGTTTTAGTACCGGAGTCGGCTCGCTTCCAGCGACGAGCCGCTCCTACGCTCTCGCCAAAAAACTCCTAAAGGAGACCAAGCTTTTTTGGCTCCGAGAGTTACTAAAACGAAACATTCCTACTTTGCTTTACTGTGTTATACTGATTTTAGTACATAAAGATTAAAGGAGGTTGTAAGTGGCTCATAAAGTAAAGCATGAACACTGTTTTTGTATAAGCAGGTCAGTGGGAAGAATTACTAATTCCCAATATAGAGTTTGTTGCGTATGTTATATAGATATATGGGATCCCCATGACCCTATAAAGAAAAAGGATAGATGGGAAAATATGAGCGAAGAAAAGAAAAATGCTTTACGTAATCGTGTATTCTAAAAGTTTTTATAAAAGCGGTTTTATGAACCGCTTTTTGTTATGTACATCTTTTCTGCTATAGCAGAAAAGATGTACATTTTATATTGAAAAAAATAATTATTTAATGTATGCTTTGTGTGATGTCGGGAAATCCCTGGCGTCAATGTACATATAAAGGAGGTTGCTATGGCGGAAATTTTTGTCAAAGGCGACATAAGTCTCGAAAAATATTTTGAGGCAGACGGAAAGCTGGCTGAGATAAAAAGACAGCTCAGGCAAAAGGGTGGATACCCTAAGGATATAGACGCTCTTATCAGCCATCTTCAGCTTGCGGTTGAAGGAGAGTTCACAGCTCCCCGCTTCAAGCGCGACATGAGCAAAGAAGCCGGGTGGACGCTTGGGAGTGATGTGGGTTTTGAGCCTGCTATCTCGAGTGTAGACCAGCTGGAGCTTGTCCAGTTCTTCAACTACGGCGAGGATTACATCTCAGGCGAGGAACTTGAGAAGCGAGCGAAAAAGCTCAATGCTAATTTCGGTCATAAGCATGCAGAGTGGCTACTGGAGAACCAAAACAAGATTCCAGAGAGTTGGCGTCAAACCTTCCTCCCATTCCCGGGAACTATCTGGTGGGACCTCAACGGCAACCGGCGCGTGTCGCGCCTCCTTTGGGCCCATGGTCTGTGGCACCTGGGCTTCAGCTTGCTCGACAACGGGTTCTACTCGCACCAGCGGCTGTTACGCCTCAGCAAGTAGCCCCGACGCCCTAAGGGGTCGGGGTCCCGACCGAAGCGTCGGAACTTCCGCACTTTGATTACTTGAGAGCCGGTTCGCCTTGCGCGAACCGGCTCTCAACCCGCAATTAATTGCGGGTTTTCTTTTTAGGATTTTATAGAATTTTCGGCAAGTCAGTTGCTTTGTGGTAAAATCAATATATATGGAGAGTCCTGAAGTTTCCGTACATCTAATTGTCTATAACGGCGAAAAGTATATAAAGCAGTGCCTGGAAGCTGTAAAAGCGCAGACATATGAAAATATAAAATTCCGTGTTTTTAATAATGCCTCTACCGACAAAACCATAAATATAATAAAAGAGGTTTCGCCCGAGACGGAAATAATAAATTTTGAAAAAAACTATGTTTTGGGTGGCGGGTTTAACAGGAGCTTATATTTTAGCGATTCGCCTTACGTTGTCGGATTGTCAGTAGATATTTTAATGGCGCCGGATTTTATAGAAAGTGCCGTGCGAACCATGGAAGATAAAAAGGACGCGGGGGTTTTGCAGGCAAAGATATTGCACTGGAATTATGAGGAAAATAAAAAAACAGATGTTATAGATACAACAGGGATGCAAATTTTTAGAAGCCGAAGAATTATAAACCGCGGGCACGGTGAAGAAGATAAGGGGCAGTATGATAAACAGGAAGAAATATTTTTATACGAAGGTGCTGTACCATTTTTTAGACGCAATGCGCTTGAGGATGTTAAAATAGTTAAATTCGGAAGATCTAATGCTCCTTATGCTGATAAGGGAGATAGCGAAAAATACCCATATGAATATCTGGACGAAGATTTTGTGTGGTACGCGGATGAAGTAGATTTGGGCTGGAGACTTCAGCTTGCGGGCTGGAAAACTTTTTACGATCCCGCTGTCATCGCATGGCATGACAGGCAGACAACTAAAAAACTCGCAGCAGGATATAGAGATTTTATTGAACAGAGAAAATTAGTCCCCGCGTTTAAAAGGAAATTAGATTTACAGAACCAGCGGCTTACCTTTATTAAAAATGATTTCTGGGTTAACATATTACTGGACGCTCCATTCTTTTTGAAAAGGGAGTTGTTTTTATTTATCTATGTGCTATTTTGGGAACGCTCTTCACTGTCTGCTTATCTTGGAATAATAAGATTAATGCCGAAAATGTTGCGTAAGAGGAGGATTATAATGCGTAATAAAAAAGTTGATAGAAAATATATAGCTAAGTGGTTTGAATAATTTTCACAAATCATGTTTTTAAATAATTTTACACCCGACCATTCGGTAAAGAACGATAACAGAGGACGAAAAAAGCTTATCTTGATGGGTGTTATTTTTGTTGTGTTGCTTGGAGTTAGCTTTTTTGTTTATCAGGCCTCAAATGTTCTTACCATTGCGGGCAGTGCTGAGGGTGTTGGTGTATATAAAGATTTTAAAGTTGATGAAGAAAAAAACAGGCTGGACATTCTTATTTTAGGTATACGAGGCGCGGGAGATCCTAACGGGGGACTTCTTGCCGATACCATAGTGTTGTTAAGTATTGATAAAGAAAAAAAGAAGGTTGCCATGGTTTCGTTGCCACGCGATTTGTATGTCGAAATGCCGGATCATCCAAGACCTGAGAAAATAAACTTTGCCTATGCTCTTGGCGAGCAAAGAAAGCCGGGAGAAGGGGGGCTCACTCTTTCAAAAGAAGTTATTAAGTATGTTACCGGAGTATATGTTGACCACGCTGTTGTTATAAACCATGCGGGGTTTGAAAGAATAATTGATATAATGGGAGGTGTTACTGTGTACAGAGATACTCCTTTTTATGAAACCCAGCAATGGCAAGGTGAAGGGAGAGCTGGAAGCCCTTATTGGTACAAGGAAATAGTAAAACAGGAAACAGAAGTTAGTGAACCCAGCCCGACATCGCAAGACAAAGTCGAGGCGGGCGGGCAGAAAACTCCGCAAAACGACGAAGCCGCCATGGAGCAGGGAGAGAGCGAGGAAATAGAGGATGAAGGCGCTGTGGCAGAGGAGACAACAGAGGCCCCACCTCAGGAATATTGGGTATTCCGTGTACCTGCCGGAACATCCACACTTTATGGCAAGGATGCTCTTTATTATGTCCGTTCGCGTTATTCAAGTTCGGATTTTGACAGAGCAAGACGCCAGCAACAGGTACTTGAATCTCTTAAAGAAAAGGCATTTTCTCTTGGAGTTCTTGGTAATCCTGTTAGAATCTTTGATATAATGGATACTGTGGGTAAAAATATTAGAACAGATATGGGATTGGGGGATATAAGAGAAACAGTTTCTCTTGCTCAGGAATACGCGCAGGTATCTATTGAGGGCGGGGTGCTGGACACTTCTGAAGAAAGCATTTTGAGAGCCGACTCTGTGAACGGCAGTTATGTTCTTTTACCGAAGAGCGGAGATTTTACGGAGGTAAGAAATTATTTTAGGAATATATTTGGGGAATAGTTGCAGTATCTTTATTTAAAATGCAATTTTAAACTATTTTATAAATGGAAGAAAAAAAAGAAAACATGTCTTTAAAACAAGAGACTGTTAAAAATCTTAATAAAAAAGAAAAACGGCTCAAGAATCGTTTTGGTCGTTTTATTATTGTGACACTGTTAATGGGGGGTGGTTTTTTGGCAGGTTTTGTAGCAGGGCGTATTCCCGCAGGTATTTTACAACCCGCAGGAGATATTAATTTCAAGCATCTTTTTAATCAGGAGCAAGGAGTTGAATTTTCTTTAGTTGAAGATGTTTGGAATATTATTAATGAAAAACATGTAGGTAAAGATGAGATAGATAAGCAAGCCTTAATATTTGGCGCGATACGCGGAATGATTAGAGAGTTGGATGATCCGTACTCTGTGTTTTTTGATGCTAGCGAGACAGAAGATTTTTTAACTAGTGTTAGTGGGCATTTTGAAGGAGTAGGCATAGAGATAAGTATAAAGGACGGTTTTTTGACGGTTATAACCCCGTTGAAGGACACGCCCGCGGCAGGTTCGGGAATTCGGGCCGGGGATATTATAGTAAAAATTGATGGAGAAGATACCCGGGACATTACACTGGAGGAAGCTGTCTCAAGGATTCGCGGTCCCAGGGGCACCCAAGTAGTCCTAACTGTTTTACGTGAAGAGAGCGAGGAAGTTGATATTTCAATAATTAGAGACAGGATAGATGTTCCAAGTGTTGAGTGGGAGCTTATTGAAGAGAATATAGCTTATATTGAGTTAACGCATTTTTCCGAAATAACATCTGATGATTTTACTAAAATAGCGCAGGAAATTTTAGAGTCTCCCGCAGATAGAATAATTGTAGATTTACGAAATAACCCGGGCGGTTTTTTGGACGTGTCCATAGATGTGGCGGGGTGGTTTTTTGAGAAAGGAGCGACCGTGGTTATAGAAGAAACCACGAGTGACGGAAACAGAAAAC is drawn from Candidatus Spechtbacterales bacterium and contains these coding sequences:
- the priA gene encoding primosomal protein N' translates to MYIYYVIPLTKLPRLSLQMPAYYSAESFSVGQLVEVPLGSRKVAALVVQVGSAKDQKQFIKKVPFTLRGIKNELTPHPVFNEEFIKLGITLADYYFSSFGLMLQRMLPPFFSKPNKPLLDLLKKLPEPPARNKKNTGKKILLIGSDRSKHYKKYLEKEGTIMIVPQYLQLEHEEKRFEKNKFSVVNSGMSQVSWRNTWRDAYTGDIENLLGTRAVLFTPLKNLRTIIIENENNTSHVSWDLHPKFDTRHTAEIISDLYGVDIIEGDILPSVEKYHKAKNQEWQLIKEPSELSPAKLIDMREEIKKDNKSIFSEEVEHMLKNLNKNEKVLMLITRKGLSSAIICRDCGYIVNCPECEAPTVLHESAGAHILICHHCGKKIPAPNICPSCNGSKIREIGGGTQRALKEAIGVAPHLSIEHMDSDVATNTDKQKEIFARFKKGDTNVLIATQIALKDYMLPKLDYSVALMLDAALYLPEYRSAEKIFESIWRLRHMTQKGLLIQTYHPEMSVFKHGVSKRFEPFYEEELKKRQIFSWPPYSQLIKLSFKDKSPQKAQQEAAVMAQKLKTQIKNLQSKKLSGLAAEKCEVLGPAPAFVPKVAGKYIWYILIKWPKKKNGEVEDLHSRNALLEMAAGSWEVEVDPVNIV
- a CDS encoding S41 family peptidase, whose protein sequence is MEEKKENMSLKQETVKNLNKKEKRLKNRFGRFIIVTLLMGGGFLAGFVAGRIPAGILQPAGDINFKHLFNQEQGVEFSLVEDVWNIINEKHVGKDEIDKQALIFGAIRGMIRELDDPYSVFFDASETEDFLTSVSGHFEGVGIEISIKDGFLTVITPLKDTPAAGSGIRAGDIIVKIDGEDTRDITLEEAVSRIRGPRGTQVVLTVLREESEEVDISIIRDRIDVPSVEWELIEENIAYIELTHFSEITSDDFTKIAQEILESPADRIIVDLRNNPGGFLDVSIDVAGWFFEKGATVVIEETTSDGNRKHVSSGPGSLAGFPVVVLQNQGSASAAEILAGALRDNSGAEIVGEKSFGKGSVQAFENLPGGTSIKITVARWLTPSGQYINDKGIEPTIPVEFGGNAGEDDDPQKNRAVEVIKGL
- a CDS encoding glycosyltransferase family 2 protein, coding for MNNDTIHDPDVHIILLNWNNSEETLTCLRSLTKVSYNNFQVVVVDNGSTDNSIEKLESFRSSNPVYPIIILKNEENKGFAGGNNTGFEYSLKEGVEYVLILNNDTTTDAMFLSELVETAEKNKDVGVVGAAVYFTEPRNLLWFGGDTKIEWRKMADSMSCELFRKELPEFMPPLEVSFITGACMLFKREVLEKVKGFDERFFLYFEDADLSFRISKAGYKLMWNPKARIWHKVSATTLTQVGSPKLHYYHTRNVLLLGDKHAPSWMKIYKPLWSIFQLSKQSLKVALGIHRDVSMGIIRGILDYYRKRFGQYEKIHNK
- a CDS encoding glycosyltransferase family 2 protein; the protein is MESPEVSVHLIVYNGEKYIKQCLEAVKAQTYENIKFRVFNNASTDKTINIIKEVSPETEIINFEKNYVLGGGFNRSLYFSDSPYVVGLSVDILMAPDFIESAVRTMEDKKDAGVLQAKILHWNYEENKKTDVIDTTGMQIFRSRRIINRGHGEEDKGQYDKQEEIFLYEGAVPFFRRNALEDVKIVKFGRSNAPYADKGDSEKYPYEYLDEDFVWYADEVDLGWRLQLAGWKTFYDPAVIAWHDRQTTKKLAAGYRDFIEQRKLVPAFKRKLDLQNQRLTFIKNDFWVNILLDAPFFLKRELFLFIYVLFWERSSLSAYLGIIRLMPKMLRKRRIIMRNKKVDRKYIAKWFE
- a CDS encoding LCP family protein gives rise to the protein MFLNNFTPDHSVKNDNRGRKKLILMGVIFVVLLGVSFFVYQASNVLTIAGSAEGVGVYKDFKVDEEKNRLDILILGIRGAGDPNGGLLADTIVLLSIDKEKKKVAMVSLPRDLYVEMPDHPRPEKINFAYALGEQRKPGEGGLTLSKEVIKYVTGVYVDHAVVINHAGFERIIDIMGGVTVYRDTPFYETQQWQGEGRAGSPYWYKEIVKQETEVSEPSPTSQDKVEAGGQKTPQNDEAAMEQGESEEIEDEGAVAEETTEAPPQEYWVFRVPAGTSTLYGKDALYYVRSRYSSSDFDRARRQQQVLESLKEKAFSLGVLGNPVRIFDIMDTVGKNIRTDMGLGDIRETVSLAQEYAQVSIEGGVLDTSEESILRADSVNGSYVLLPKSGDFTEVRNYFRNIFGE
- a CDS encoding glycosyltransferase family 1 protein, producing MIKVGIDCHKLEDKTGAQRAGIGRHTYRLIEEISHNRELSEKFRFYLYFKGHIPDDIPFLENDIFVKRVAKLPFFIPFFRPSFNIFFHIALPLYIVKDRVNVTFFPSFMLPAFFPPDIVAKSLVVLTNDIYYEYTQGTLPKKYKIGYQLFANWAARYATQITTQTYASREEISGYFNIPKEKIVVVPLGADIAQTNESTVPDAEKQNYIFYLGQAFPRRHLKETIQAFEIISPEFPEIQFIAVGVDKYNPPVIDKLVGEVNQKLGDRKIHRFEFVSDERLGELYKKAKLFCYISSSEAMGLPPLEALASGTAPVVADTPTTREIFGDAAFFVKNPDDPKNIAETLREALQSREKRENIVRKRKQILSKYTWKGHAEEMVKLFEKVALK
- a CDS encoding O-antigen ligase family protein, whose protein sequence is MFKKMSTHDMRTYRELITPLNIIFTTAFTLVVLIAFNIIPREGAFVFFLLYALFVLFYPIERGVDLFLRSIPFFIALPITESFDNFNIWRIILALIFIKWFFVEYTGFLSIRWFQVWMKRKASPRSAAEFTEGMVNGASTEGLNVVIRQTWKHYRLEVAGILFLLLASVSVFVGPDTIAGLMRFVFILNAVMLFIVIRSLVIKNKENAMSFAKNFAYSGILAVAFGYVQFIAAYFVPAWVFHYWWGQMVSVAQYGQQWGDITTNFGNTWFSYSGNTLRLRMFSTFPDSHSFPMYVIMTFPALFMWLSGRFGAGFRSHLRVSLVLFVGFGVINLALILSGTRGIWLASVVALFVVALFKATKIDKKYRRIVLSSLLVFLLMFPLYFGIVSFRQFQDTEFDTSASFARIRSIIDFGETSNQGRIFIWKKSIEYIVHSPVWGVGIGNYPVVLNEPQSASAAGASAHNLYLHIASTIGIIGLLAFLWMMFEIVKESIKYLKTHVQKGGSDPALGLYIAMMLFSLAWVGAYLMTDAALYDGRALLGFMAMIGMGVGLMRKNT